The following are encoded in a window of Panthera leo isolate Ple1 chromosome B2, P.leo_Ple1_pat1.1, whole genome shotgun sequence genomic DNA:
- the LOC122219398 gene encoding histone H2B type 1-C/E/F/G/I, whose product MPEPAKSAPAPKKGSKKAVTKAQKKDGKKRKRSRKESYSVYVYKVLKQVHPDTGISSKAMGIMNSFVNDIFERIAGEASRLAHYNKRSTITSREIQTAVRLLLPGELAKHAVSEGTKAVTKYTSSK is encoded by the coding sequence ATGCCTGAGCCAGCGAAGTCCGCCCCGGCCCCGAAGAAGGGCTCCAAGAAGGCGGTGACCAAGGCGCAGAAGAAGGACGGCAAGAAGCGCAAGCGCAGCCGCAAGGAGAGCTACTCGGTGTACGTGTACAAGGTGCTGAAGCAGGTGCACCCCGACACCGGCATCTCGTCCAAGGCCATGGGCATCATGAACTCGTTCGTGAACGACATCTTCGAGCGCATCGCGGGCGAGGCGTCGCGCCTGGCGCATTACAACAAGCGCTCGACCATCACGTCCCGGGAGATCCAGACGGCCGTGCGCCTGCTGCTGCCCGGGGAGCTGGCCAAGCACGCCGTGTCCGAGGGCACCAAGGCCGTCACCAAGTACACCAGCTCCAAGTAG
- the LOC122219450 gene encoding histone H4 has product MSGRGKGGKGLGKGGAKRHRKVLRDNIQGITKPAIRRLARRGGVKRISGLIYEETRGVLKVFLENVIRDAVTYTEHAKRKTVTAMDVVYALKRQGRTLYGFGG; this is encoded by the coding sequence ATGTCTGGTCGCGGCAAAGGCGGGAAGGGCCTGGGCAAAGGGGGCGCCAAGCGCCACCGCAAGGTGCTGCGCGACAACATCCAGGGCATCACCAAGCCCGCCATCCGGCGGCTGGCCCGGCGCGGCGGCGTCAAGCGCATCTCCGGGCTCATCTACGAGGAGACCCGCGGGGTGCTCAAGGTGTTCCTGGAGAACGTGATCCGGGACGCCGTCACCTACACGGAGCACGCCAAGCGCAAGACGGTCACGGCCATGGACGTGGTGTACGCGCTCAAGCGCCAGGGCCGCACCCTCTACGGCTTCGGGGGCTAA
- the LOC122219408 gene encoding histone H3.1: MARTKQTARKSTGGKAPRKQLATKAARKSAPATGGVKKPHRYRPGTVALREIRRYQKSTELLIRKLPFQRLVREIAQDFKTDLRFQSSAVMALQEACEAYLVGLFEDTNLCAIHAKRVTIMPKDIQLARRIRGERA, from the coding sequence ATGGCTCGCACGAAGCAGACGGCGCGCAAGTCGACGGGCGGCAAGGCCCCGCGCAAGCAGCTGGCCACCAAGGCGGCCCGCAAGAGCGCGCCGGCCACCGGCGGCGTCAAGAAGCCGCACCGCTACCGGCCCGGCACGGTGGCCCTGCGCGAGATCCGCCGCTACCAGAAGTCCACCGAGCTGCTGATCCGCAAGCTGCCGTTCCAGCGGCTGGTGCGCGAGATCGCGCAGGACTTCAAGACCGACCTGCGCTTCCAGAGCTCGGCCGTGATGGCGCTGCAGGAGGCGTGCGAGGCCTACCTGGTGGGGCTCTTCGAGGACACCAACCTGTGCGCCATCCACGCCAAGCGCGTCACCATCATGCCCAAGGACATCCAGCTGGCGCGCCGCATCCGCGGGGAGCGGGCGTAA